A region from the Mya arenaria isolate MELC-2E11 chromosome 2, ASM2691426v1 genome encodes:
- the LOC128214640 gene encoding uncharacterized protein LOC128214640 — protein sequence MDPGSSSISKGSDLIHDYSCSKCEESDLNTEAQLFCPECEHYLCDKCVRIHGEYFKKHVVYGRGDIQKWERFSMDRCDQHGYKLEVHCDDHQELCCHTCVALNHRLCSSISHLPELARGFLEKAEFKQLPEAVDKMRSRLDELKNAAKMKDQASLKDSYKNILAEIKALRKEFDQILDKLEQKTVEQLDSMMTDSENGLKNDIETCSHMSDLLKTMMDKLKQITGKNQETNCYVGHRKCQTKLIEAKNLVHEIQGKPEEALCFTSDSSIMPFFRNLHMFGTTERVSSMAKRFDIDYVFKGQRSKKCIVRITYDWYTCKIVGICELPSGDLCIADRNNKRVKLLNRQLNVTDHFDLPAPPLHMCNTTGSEVAVVIDDGYKTHEICILKVTKGQLQVSRKFSTSHDCTSVAYHQGQLYICSSCALYQYSMDGRMVKVIQGCMGIWSCAVSPDGERIYITLLLANTLITLDKNGEVLSKLRDPELLTPSGLCVSSPSGHVFVCGSHTVVQVDREGKQKLATVARKADGVACPQSVWFSEHTSSLIVGNDCNDSIFVIKVC from the exons ATGGACCCTGGAAGTTCATCTATTTCCAAGGGATCTGACCTGATTCATGACTACAGTTGTTCCAAATGTGAGGAAAGTGACTTGAACACTGAAGCCCAGCTTTTCTGCCCAGAGTGTGAACACTATCTGTGTGACAAGTGTGTGAGGATACATGGGGAGTACTTCAAGAAACATGTTGTGTATGGGCGTGGAGACATTCAGAAGTGGGAGAGGTTCTCCATGGACAGGTGTGACCAACATGGTTACAAGCTGGAGGTCCACTGTGATGACCACCAGGAACTGTGCTGCCATACCTGTGTGGCCCTCAACCACAG GCTTTGTAGCAGTATAAGTCACTTGCCTGAACTGGCCAGAGGCTTCCTTGAAAAAGCAGAGTTCAAGCAGCTGCCAGAAGCAGTGGACAAGATGAGGAGCAGGCTCGATGAGCTCAAGAATGCTGCCAAGATGAAAGACCAAGCGTCTCTTAAGGACTCATACAAGAACATCCTGGCTGAAATCAAGGCTCTCCGTAAAGAGTTTGACCAGATCTTAGACAAGCTTGAGCAGAAAACAGTTGAACAGTTAGATAGCATGATGACGGATTCAGAGAATGGtttgaaaaatgacattgaaacgTGTTCTCATATGAGTGACTTACTGAAGACGATGATGGACAAGTTAAAGCAGATAACTGGAAAAAACCAAGAGACGAATTGTTACGTCGGTCACAGAAAATGTCAGACAAAACTGATTGAAGCCAAGAATCTAGTGCATGAAATACAAGGAAAGCCAGAAGAAGCCTTATGTTTTACGTCTGACAGCAGCATAATGCCATTTTTCAGGAACCTGCACATGTTTGGAACTACTGAAAGAGTGAGTTCCATGGCGAAGAGGTTTGATATTGATTATGTGTTCAAAGGTCAACGGTCAAAGAAGTGTATTGTTAGAATAACGTACGATTGGTATACCTGCAAGATCGTAGGTATATGTGAGCTGCCCAGTGGAGACCTTTGTATTGCTGACAGGAACAATAAGAGAGTGAAGCTTCTGAACAGGCAGTTAAATGTCACTGATCACTTTGATCTTCCTGCCCCTCCACTTCACATGTGCAACACAACCGGCAGTGAAGTTGCTGTAGTTATCGATGATGGTTATAAAACACATGAGATCTGCATCCTCAAAGTTACCAAAGGACAGTTACAAGTATCGAGAAAGTTCAGCACAAGCCACGACTGTACCTCCGTTGCCTACCACCAGGGTCAGCTGTACATCTGCTCCAGCTGTGCCCTGTACCAGTACAGCATGGATGGACGAATGGTAAAGGTAATACAAGGATGCATGGGAATATGGAGTTGTGCTGTAAGTCCTGATGGGGAGAGAATCTATATAACACTATTGTTGGCTAATACATTAATTACCCTTGATAAAAATGGTGAAGTGTTATCAAAACTAAGAGATCCTGAACTATTAACTCCCAGTGGACTTTGTGTCAGCAGCCCTAGTGGCCACGTGTTTGTGTGTGGGTCTCACACTGTGGTACAGGTGGACCGAGAGGGAAAACAGAAGCTTGCCACAGTGGCCAGAAAGGCTGATGGCGTGGCATGCCCGCAGTCAGTGTGGTTCAGTGAACATACCTCAAGTCTCATCGTTGGAAATGATTGTAATGATAGCATTTTTGTTATCAAGGTGTGTTGA